From a region of the Triticum aestivum cultivar Chinese Spring chromosome 7D, IWGSC CS RefSeq v2.1, whole genome shotgun sequence genome:
- the LOC123169729 gene encoding protein FAR1-RELATED SEQUENCE 5-like: protein MSFAISDTEGIKSFSIDPINNVQMHMSHGGLSTPQKNTDVPLFSSSFTPECDEHLKPKVGMAFEGLEAVEKFYKAYAHESGFGVRIGQQKKIDNKVVRTKRFMCNREGFKSKDSKEIDDPLKKRRKQTNTRCGCDAHIFVRLCGDNTYKIDSWVEHHVHGLVSPDKRHLIRSNRTVSERAKNTLYTCHKASIGTSQAYRLMQVSEGGIPNVGCSKRDLQNYYQALRYKIRDADAQMFVAQLARKQEVNSAFFYDFDVNDEGKLMRVFWADATGRKNYSHFGDVISFDSTYTTNQYNMIFAPFTGVNHHLQSVFFAAAFLSNEKDESYIWLFETFLIAMGGIAPRLIITDEATSIKNGIDEVLPTTVHRLCMWHIMQKVPEKVGPVIREDSEFWTRLNSCVWGSETSIEFESQWNSIITDFGLEENEWLSKRFSIRDKWIPAYFMDISLAGILRTTSRSESANSFFNRFIHRRLAFVEFWLRFDTALECQREEELMADNRSIHTTPQLFTPWTMEKQGSEVFTYEVFEKFQLQVIAARDHCCVQNITQGVGVKNVTLGGRSGKIREVCYDIGSMIANCSCKLFESLGIPCRRIIQVLRIENQNELPSYYIMKRWQKRCKRENVYDEQGNLLEEKPMDSLDAATRKKISVVRDKMEELIQKAKHPDEALDFLTSSVMNIEAPLGQMIPEATQSTRQEEYEAFIGCNIPTEVHIHPPTDVRTVGRCKRIKRGKEIKEGVQKNKDKEGKAKVARLCKTCKQMVFHDSRNCPSKKGGSVTLQDMQPNGAS from the exons ATGTCATTTGCAATCAGCGACACGGAGGGCATCAAAAGTTTCAG TATCGATCCAATCAATAACGTTCAAATGCATATGAGCCATGGAGGACTTAGTACACCCCAAAAGAACACTGACGTACCCCTCTTT TCTTCATCTTTTACACCTGAATGTGATGAGCACTTGAAGCCTAAAGTGGGTATGGCATTTGAAGGACTCGAGGCAGTAGAGAAATTCTACAAGGCATATGCACATGAATCAGGTTTTGGTGTTCGAATCGGACAACAGAAAAAGATTGATAATAAGGTGGTCCGGACTAAGCGTTTCATGTGTAATAGGGAAGGATTCAAGTCAAAAGATAGTAAGGAGATAGATGACCCCTTGAAGAAGAGGCGTAAGCAGACAAATACGCGATGCGGTTGTGATGCCCATATCTTTGTTAGACTTTGTGGGGATAACACCTACAAGATAGACTCATGGGTTGAGCACCACGTTCATGGTCTTGTATCACCTGATAAGCGTCATTTGATCAGATCGAATCGTACAGTTAGTGAGAGGGCAAAGAATACTTTATACACATGTCATAAGGCAAGCATTGGAACCTCTCAAGCATATAGGCTCATGCAAGTTAGCGAGGGCGGAATTCCGAATGTTGGCTGCTCAAAGAGGGACTTGCAGAATTACTACCAAGCACTCAGGTATAAAATTAGAGATGCAGATGCTCAAATGTTTGTGGCCCAATTAGCTAGAAAGCAGGAAGTGAATTCAGCATTTTTCTATGATTTTGATGTGAATGATGAGGGGAAGCTAATGCGTGTGTTTTGGGCGGATGCCACGGGCAGGAAGAACTATAGTCACTTTGGTGATGTCATATCCTTTGATTCTACATACACCACTAATCAGTACAACATGATATTTGCACCATTTACTGGGGTTAATCATCACTTACAAAGTGTATTTTTCGCTGCTGCATTCTTATCAAATGAGAAGGATGAGTCATACATTTGGTTATTTGAGACCTTCTTAATTGCAATGGGAGGGATAGCACCTAGACTCATTATAACCGATGAAGCCACTAGCATCAAGAATGGTATTGACGAAGTTCTTCCAACAACCGTTCATAGGTTGTGCATGTGGCATATAATGCAAAAGGTTCCTGAAAAAGTTGGACCTGTGATTAGAGAAGATTCTGAATTTTGGACGAGATTGAACTCATGTGTTTGGGGTTCGGAAACTTCAATAGAGTTTGAGTCACAATGGAATTCCATCATTACAGATTTTGGGTTGGAGGAAAATGAGTGGTTGAGTAAAAGGTTTAGCATTCGAGATAAATGGATACCGGCGTACTTTATGGATATATCTCTAGCGGGCATTCTCCGAACCACTTCAAGATCAGAAAGTGCAAATTCCTTTTTTAACCGCTTCATTCATCGAAGGCTTGCTTTTGTTGAGTTTTGGCTTAGGTTTGACACAGCTTTAGAATGTCAACGTGAGGAAGAATTAATGGCAGACAACAGAAGCATACATACCACCCCACAACTATTTACGCCATGGACAATGGAGAAACAAGGTAGTGAGGTATTCACATATGAGGTGTTCGAGAAATTTCAGCTACAAGTTATTGCTGCTAGAGACCATTGTTGTGTTCAGAATATTACACAAGGTGTGGGGGTAAAAAATGTGACCCTGGGAGGTCGGTCTGGTAAGATTAGGGAGGTTTGCTATGACATTGGAAGCATGATAGCAAATTGTTCGTGCAAGTTATTTGAGTCACTCGGTATTCCATGTCGCCGTATTATCCAAGTTTTGAGGATTGAAAACCAAAATGAGCTTCCTAGCTACTACATTATGAAAAGATGGCAGAAAAGGTGCAAAAG GGAGAATGTTTATGATGAACAGGGGAACCTACTAGAAGAAAAGCCCATGGATTCACTTGATGCGGCCACAAGAAAGAAGATTTCAGTTGTACGAGATAAGATGGAAGAGCTTATTCAAAAGGCAAAACATCCAGATGAAGCATTGGACTTCTTAACATCAAGTGTGATGAACATTGAGGCGCCTTTGGGCCAAATGATCCCTGAAGCCACCCAAAGCACTAGGCAAGAGGAATATGAGGCTTTTATTGGTTGCAATATTCCCACCGAAGTTCATATTCATCCGCCGACTGATGTTCGTACCGTGGggagatgcaaaagaataaagcgAGGAAAGGAGATCAAGGAGGGGGTTCAGAAAAATAAGGACAAAGAAGGCAAGGCAAAGGTCGCACGCTTGTGCAAGACGTGCAAGCAAATGGTATTTCATGATAGTCGTAATTGTCCAAGCAAAAAAGGAGGGAGTGTGACTTTGCAAGATATGCAGCCAAATGGTGCCTCCTGA